A stretch of Camelina sativa cultivar DH55 chromosome 18, Cs, whole genome shotgun sequence DNA encodes these proteins:
- the LOC104761956 gene encoding SAGA-associated factor 11 homolog isoform X1, with amino-acid sequence MSGPDGNKSSHTELSSQVFFDLVDSVIADVASECHRVARLGLDRDLEVVEEELRFSVEARAKVADPSNNLETNTKFVVDIFGQTHPPVASEVFNCMNCGRQIVAGRFAPHLEKCMGKGRKARAKATRSTTAAAQNRNSRRSPNPRYSAYPNSVSENQLASGSPGVACEDCTVRENVKGG; translated from the exons CTTTCGTCCCAAGTTTTTTTTGATCTTGTGGATTCAGTGATTGCTGATGTAGCATCTGAGTGTCACCGGGTAGCACGACTAGGGCTTGATCGTGATTTGGAGGTTGTAGAAGAAGAGTTGAGGTTTTCTGTGGAAGCCCGTGCTAAGGTCGCTGATCCTAGCAACAACCTTGAAACCAACACCAAATTTGTTGTTGATATATTTGGTCAGACTCACCCTCCTGTAGCTAGTGAAGTCTTCAATTGCATGAACTGTGGGCGACAAATTGTTGCAGGAAGGTTTGCTCCTCATCTGGAAAAATGCATGGGAAAG GGAAGAAAAGCTCGCGCCAAGGCGACCAGGAGCACTACAGCTGCTGCCCAGAACCGGAACTCACGACGCAGCCCAAATCCACGATATTCTGCTTATCCAAATTCTGTTAGTGAGAACCAGTTAGCAAGTGGATCACCTGGTGTCGCATGTGAGGACTGCACAGTCCGAGAGAACGTAAAAGGAGGCTGA
- the LOC104761956 gene encoding SAGA-associated factor 11 homolog isoform X2: protein MSGPDVIADVASECHRVARLGLDRDLEVVEEELRFSVEARAKVADPSNNLETNTKFVVDIFGQTHPPVASEVFNCMNCGRQIVAGRFAPHLEKCMGKGRKARAKATRSTTAAAQNRNSRRSPNPRYSAYPNSVSENQLASGSPGVACEDCTVRENVKGG from the exons TGATTGCTGATGTAGCATCTGAGTGTCACCGGGTAGCACGACTAGGGCTTGATCGTGATTTGGAGGTTGTAGAAGAAGAGTTGAGGTTTTCTGTGGAAGCCCGTGCTAAGGTCGCTGATCCTAGCAACAACCTTGAAACCAACACCAAATTTGTTGTTGATATATTTGGTCAGACTCACCCTCCTGTAGCTAGTGAAGTCTTCAATTGCATGAACTGTGGGCGACAAATTGTTGCAGGAAGGTTTGCTCCTCATCTGGAAAAATGCATGGGAAAG GGAAGAAAAGCTCGCGCCAAGGCGACCAGGAGCACTACAGCTGCTGCCCAGAACCGGAACTCACGACGCAGCCCAAATCCACGATATTCTGCTTATCCAAATTCTGTTAGTGAGAACCAGTTAGCAAGTGGATCACCTGGTGTCGCATGTGAGGACTGCACAGTCCGAGAGAACGTAAAAGGAGGCTGA